TGCAATGTATATTATGTCACGACCATTATCACAATTGCAATGACATGCgattttgtttatattgattGAACGTATGTAACCTTACACTTGTAATAACAAggaggttgtttccgattgaccttGATAGCAAAACTATCTTTAAGGCGCTAgtcttaaaaaattaatcacCTCTCCCAACCCTATCAAGGAGCCCAACCCATCCCCTGCCCAAAACACTCGCTTTATGCGTGCCTAGACgagctttttaaaactaagcgTGAGAGATAAAAATGATAATGCCAAACTTGAATACCTCACAATTGGTGAGCTATTTATTCAAGACATCTCTGCTCAAGTAATTATAGGCTTCTTCACTGCTTTTTTTAGGCTCAAAAAATTTGATGCATTTTAACTATATTTAAACTTTTGGTGCTACTACGGGAAATTAAATTGATAATGCGATGTTAATTGAAATGTTCTCTATACTTCCTGGCATTTACGATTTTCGGCTGAAGGTTATCTAAAATTTTGTTCATGTGGACTATTTCTTCTCATGGAGAAGATTATGTTAACTTGCTTGTGCATAGAAAAAACGTGTTGTGATATGGATTTGCGACTGGATTGCTTCTTTTTTATCAACAAGCAAAGACTATGATGACGGCATGAATCAATAAAAATGTAGAGAGAATTATTAACATCACGGAACAAGACAATAAAATCATACCTTGGAGCCAAAAAAACTGCACGACGCAATAAAATTTGGTTTTGTTAAGCACAACTCAGAACTTGTCCTTGCACTGAATCCTGAGACGTTGGCTTTTACTTGAAAATAACTGGACATTGTATTTTTCACATTTTCTTGAACCTGGTTCTGCAATTGCTTCATCTTTGGTCTACAACCAAGAAGGCACTTAATTTGTAGttagttttaaaacaaaaagaaacagacCTATATAGGTAAGCCATACAAAGACCATTAAACCAACTTCAAGTTTGCACCATGCAATAACAGATTACTTCATCCACCAACAAATTGCTAGTCCAGCTAGCTAATATAACCATAGAAAAAAATTGCAAACACAAGATGTTGCGGCTCGTTCGGGGGACATTGCAATGTGAATTGCTAACATGGAAAATATTCATATTATCCTAGTAATTCAAGTTTTATAGGacataaatttaaatgaaagcTTAccatcatagtgcaaaaacaaggtcgtATTGTATCATATTGGCCAtatcgtaaaggttttcaaatttacCATTCTGATATTATCGTTATCCATATTGTAAAGGTATAAAAAACCGCATTTTAGGCCGTTTTAAgcaatatttcataatttaggCCAAAATTTGGCGACACGATAACTGCATCCCCTCGTATTACCGTGTACATTaccatatttttttcactacACTTACTATAGACCTTTTAGagccttatatatatatatatatatatatatatatatatatatatatatatatatatatatatatatatatatatatatatatatatatattttaaaaaaagttaatggCTAATATGTTATTACTTAAAATGGCTGTTACtccataattttaaatcataggtTAAATGATGGGGATTTGGGGAACGGTAAGCTATAAATCTTACAAAGAGGTCATTATTTTACTGAATGGCCTCATCTTTATTCCATAAGTATAGCCATTATTCtgtgaaatttgaatttttaaaatatacaaaAGTTCTTCAATTTAAGTCAAAAATATACAAACTGTTGGAGTGTCGATTATGTAGACCAACAAAGTATCAAGTTGACAAGGAGTATTTTCTAAGTGTGACCTACTACTAAAGGTACATCATCAAATCATGGCGATACAATCACAACTTTTTTATGACAtcaacaagatttcacttgtgCAGCTAAAAATAAGCACTAAAAAAGCCAGAGGCAATCACAAATTATGTAAGCGATATTGAGGAAGAAGGGTAAACAAGAACAGAAATAGGTGATGACTCATGGGACATGCACATATATTGCTTGCTCTGAACCTCCTCAGTCTTCACTCCAAATTTGGACCAAGGAGACTCAATGACCAAGAGAAAAAGAGTAGGGAGCGGGAAGTACCATGAACTTCCTAACAGAAGAGAGGAATCAATGAGACATGGTTAATCACATCAAGAAATAATAGCATAGAGTAAACACTAAACAGTCTCAAGGCAGCACCCAATAACAAAGCAATCTggaaaaaaagaacaaaagaaaaCGTTTTATTATATTCTCGACGGAAACCTAAAACTACAGCAATTTGATTCTAGAACTACAGCATTTTGTTGTTGATgaaatatgttttaaatagagGAAAACTGGATATAGACATACAGAAAGGTCAAGGTTTAAAATGATATAGCAGATATTTTAGAGAAGGAGCTTGCTTATGAAGGGCTGAATTCTGAAATAATGAGTAAAGCCCACAGAAAGCAGCTGAGGATTAGCAGGTGTAATGATAAATCCAAactcaaaaagaagataaactCAAGTCCATAAAAGGAGCGGGGCAACCTTGAAGTTCAAGGACCAAACTTAGTGGCACATGATAGTCATATTGTTCATTTCAGATCAAACATTAGCAGAAAAAAATGCACATTAAACACTgaactaattaattattttttcttttattgacCTGCAGCCGTATAAAATTTAAGGTCGTTTGGTTAGCAGTAAAACACTCCATTACTTCCATTACGTGGTTTCCACCTAACCAGAAATTCGGAGGTCCGATATACGCAACCTCGTCGTCATAAAAACAAAGAGGTCAATTCCGATTGACCATTAATAACAAAATGTCTTACTGTTATAAAATTATAAGGCCCAAGTTCACTCATCAATCCTGCATCAAATATTCCTGATCATACTCTCAATCTATTTCTGttcgatgattttcaattataagcaaaaaataaaacctcaaaaacataGGATAGATCTTTTGAGTTTCTAAATTTTAATCCTTGTATTACTCCATTGAAATGTTGGTGTTTGTATACCCAAACAGATCTTCGTCTTGGAAGCACATCTAACATCACTCAACTAGAGAACAAGGAGCTCATCATAAAAAAGCTTACCAGCCAGGTGTGTCTATGATAGTAAGTGAACTTGTGAAGAAAGAgagagaggagagagagagagagagagaaattaTGATTGCTCGATCCATTCATGTTTCAAAATCATTTCTTCCGAATGTCCAAAACACGCCCTTATTACCACACTTTTTGTTGTTATGGTTACATTTAGACAAACATAGagtgatttttatatttattctttCTCCCAAATACATGAGGTCATTATGGGAGAAAGGTACACCTTCAAAAGTTAAACAGAAGTATACTAGAAATTTAACAAACACCTTATATGTATCAAGTTTTGTGCACAACCACCAGATCAATTTTGTTATTAAAGCAACCACCGTACAAAACTAGTTAATTTtcggcaaaaaaaaaaaagcatgtaGGCCTCAATTCATTACTGTAGTTAATTTTCCTACTTGACTTCCCTTGATTTCACCTCCTCATTTTCTCTTAAAcattaattatcaattatgtCCTTTAGCTTTACTCAAGCCACTATAAAAAAATCTCCACCAGAGTCCATACTAGGGTTCAATTAACAGATGAAGTGAAAACCTAACTACAAATATGGCAAGTTGGCCAAAAAATGACCTAAGATGGTGTTACCCTAACCTAAGCTTGcataaaaaaatttagtcaCACGTAAAACTTGAAATATATACGGTGGTTGTCGATTACTTTTCCTAATAAGTGTTTTGCCAAAATTTGAAGGTGTCTTCTTAGTTCTTACAACATGGCTTTGGTAACTAATTATATCAATAAAACATTTTCAACATAGTTTTCCAAGaaattgttgattaattatagaTTAAATAATGAAGAACCAAAAGTAATTCGTAGATCCAGAAACCCATACCCATATACTATGATCATTGCTGTAACTTGGTAATCCTGCATGCAAGCAGAAACACTGCTAATGGCTCCTTGCTCCAGCAGCATCTGCAGCAGGAATGTTTAAGACATTTCACATTAACGAACAGCATAAGCTAAGATATTTATTGAGCAGTATCATATAATTTGTATGTATGACATCTTCCCCACATGGTATATCCATTACACGTTTCCATAAAACCATTTAGAACAAAGTTCAGTTGTTGAAATTGAGGAAATAACAGTATAGATATTGAAGTAAAAAAGAGTTTCAATAGCCTATGACTAGTTGGTCATACTCAAAAGGGCTGATTTACGACTAGTTCAGTAGGTGCATGTGCATCAGAAGATCAGCAACATATTTCTTCTAGAATGGTAGGAAGGACATTGGAGACAAGAATCGTGTCCATAATCACCTCATACAGCCATATataattgaaacaaaattagtttaaaGGTATGTGCAAAAACGAGGGGGCATCACACCAAAAATGTatgatttttcaaataaaaaaatcctTCAATCACAGTTTACAGCttaaacaacaaaagaaataaaaaaacaaaaacatttaCACTTTTTCTTTGTGCCCTCTGAGTTACTAGATGTCAATTCTCGACGTCTTCGTAGTTGTACAACATTACAAGATCTAGGAATGCAAATAATAACCACAAATTGGTACTTTTGTAATAAAATGACATTTTTCCACCTTATAATCTCTAAGCCAATGATTTGTGATAACAAATATATACCATGACATTGGCATGTTTACATAGATTTACTTAAGCAGACTTTGGGACTATGAAATTATTGACATAACACTACCATGGTAAGTGCAGACAATTTTACACAAAGCTCTGAGAATCACTTTAAAACCTGCCTCTGGAAAATCAAGCAAAGAAACCAGGCCAAAATATAAGGGATTTAAGGAATCAAAACAGGGGGATAAATAGTAGTTGGTCACAAATAGAAAAGAACTAACCGTATCAAGAAACAAAGGCTGGCCATCTTCATAGAAGATATTGTTGGTACTCTTATATAAGCCAAATTCCCATCTTTCTCCACTTTCATAGCGTCCACTTGTAAACCAATCAACCAACACCAAATTTGAGTCTGATGACACCCTGAACACTTGCTTTTGAGTATATCTAGCAGTGGCAAAACAAGTCACCGGATCTGGAATTACAGCCAACAGTGCTTCATGTCCAACACTTGCCTACTGCACCAAAAATTGACCATagttaataaaagaaaattgatCCACAAGCATCCACTCCTCGACTCCTGAAACCCCAAAAATATTTGTACTTTAAATCATGTATTCATGAATAATCCAGAGACAGATGGAACCAGCAGAACTCCAATGTTTAAAAGGATTCTGTTTTTGTAAGACTTAATCCATGATTAAGAAATAGCTACTTGCTAGAAACACCAATTGTCTACTTTGTCTACGGATAAATACTAAAGAAACATTCAAAAGTCTAAATCACAATGCAAAATAGTTCTGAAGAACATTCAAAAGTCAACTGATAAATAGTAGGAAAAAAACTACATTTGCAAGCACAATTTTGTATGTTACCAAGGACAATGACAAGAAGTCA
The sequence above is drawn from the Amaranthus tricolor cultivar Red isolate AtriRed21 chromosome 5, ASM2621246v1, whole genome shotgun sequence genome and encodes:
- the LOC130813233 gene encoding urease accessory protein D, whose product is MEIGSIVVKKVAGKSTVIRCFSKYPLRFIVPNKVGNRNADCVWIYSVSYGGGIVSGDSIRCNFTIEDGCTAVLTTQASTKVYKSVGSKGSEQLLEASVGHEALLAVIPDPVTCFATARYTQKQVFRVSSDSNLVLVDWFTSGRYESGERWEFGLYKSTNNIFYEDGQPLFLDTMLLEQGAISSVSACMQDYQVTAMIIVYGPKMKQLQNQVQENVKNTMSSYFQVKANVSGFSARTSSELCLTKPNFIASCSFFGSKGAGLIIRVCALSTEPVYQFLRLQFACLEPVLGVVPYST